From a region of the Chitinophaga caseinilytica genome:
- a CDS encoding GNAT family protein, protein MKQLILENKRVLLRPLEMGDVDSLLEVSLEPEMWAVGSTAIRDRAELERYIQTALAERDRGESVPFTIVDKQNGRIAGSTRYAAISSQHKRAEIGYTWIHPDFQRTGLNRAMKFAMLQHAFEVWQLNRIELKTDERNEKSRNAMLGIGCKQEGILRHHMVTWTGHLRNSVYFSMLREEWPDVRQRIFGKYDF, encoded by the coding sequence ATGAAACAGCTCATCCTCGAAAATAAACGTGTACTGCTTCGTCCGCTGGAAATGGGGGATGTCGACAGTCTGCTGGAAGTGTCGCTCGAACCGGAGATGTGGGCCGTTGGCTCCACGGCCATCCGCGACCGCGCAGAACTGGAGCGCTACATCCAGACGGCTTTGGCCGAAAGGGACCGCGGAGAGTCTGTCCCGTTTACGATCGTCGACAAGCAAAACGGCCGGATCGCAGGCAGCACCCGCTACGCGGCGATTTCGAGCCAGCACAAGCGCGCCGAGATCGGCTACACCTGGATCCATCCCGATTTTCAGCGCACTGGCCTCAACCGCGCCATGAAATTCGCCATGCTGCAACACGCATTCGAAGTCTGGCAGCTGAACCGGATAGAACTGAAAACGGACGAGCGCAACGAAAAATCCCGCAACGCCATGCTGGGCATCGGTTGCAAGCAGGAAGGGATTTTGCGGCACCATATGGTCACCTGGACGGGCCATCTGCGCAATTCCGTGTATTTCAGCATGCTCCGCGAAGAATGGCCGGACGTCCGCCAGCGGATTTTCGGCAAATATGATTTTTAA
- a CDS encoding M20 family metallo-hydrolase — MWNQQRYEDAVQLLKTLIATPSFSKEEDGTAAILAGFMEDHGVKHHRHLNNVWALNKHFDPAKPTILLNSHHDTVKPNPQYTRDPFAPTVEDGKLFGLGSNDAGGCLVSLIAAFLHFYETENLPYNIAIAATAEEEISGVNGIESVLPLLPEIDFAIVGEPTKTDLAIAEKGLMVLDCVAHGKAGHAARDEGDNAVYHAIDDINWFRNYRFPNVSETLGPVKMSVTVIHTSNKAHNVVPAECSFVVDCRATDQYTLEEMLETVRANVKCDVKPRSMRMRPSFIPKEHPLVQAGIGLGKQLYGSPTTSDQALIPATSVKVGPGDSARSHSADEFIYLDEIRQGIDTYIRLLSVVNGVN; from the coding sequence ATGTGGAATCAACAACGCTATGAAGACGCCGTTCAGCTACTGAAAACGCTCATCGCCACGCCTTCCTTTTCCAAAGAGGAAGACGGCACCGCCGCTATCCTGGCGGGCTTCATGGAAGATCACGGGGTAAAGCACCACCGTCATCTCAACAATGTATGGGCGCTCAATAAGCATTTCGATCCGGCGAAGCCCACCATCCTCCTCAATTCCCATCACGACACCGTTAAGCCCAACCCGCAATATACCCGCGATCCGTTCGCGCCCACCGTGGAAGACGGCAAGCTTTTCGGCCTCGGTTCCAACGACGCCGGCGGCTGCCTGGTGAGCCTCATCGCGGCGTTCCTGCATTTTTACGAAACGGAAAATCTCCCTTACAATATCGCCATCGCCGCCACGGCGGAAGAAGAAATAAGCGGCGTTAACGGCATCGAAAGCGTATTGCCCCTGTTGCCGGAAATCGACTTCGCCATCGTGGGCGAGCCCACGAAAACCGACCTCGCCATCGCCGAAAAAGGCTTGATGGTGCTGGATTGCGTGGCGCACGGCAAAGCCGGCCACGCCGCCCGCGACGAGGGAGACAATGCCGTGTATCATGCGATCGACGATATCAACTGGTTCCGCAATTACCGCTTCCCCAACGTGAGCGAAACGCTGGGGCCGGTAAAAATGAGCGTGACCGTGATCCATACTTCCAACAAGGCGCACAACGTGGTGCCGGCGGAATGCTCGTTTGTGGTGGATTGCCGCGCTACCGACCAGTACACCCTGGAAGAAATGCTGGAGACCGTCCGCGCGAACGTGAAATGCGACGTAAAGCCGCGCTCCATGCGCATGCGGCCTTCCTTTATCCCGAAAGAGCATCCGCTCGTGCAGGCAGGCATTGGCCTGGGAAAACAGCTGTATGGCTCGCCCACCACGTCTGACCAGGCGCTGATACCGGCTACCTCGGTGAAAGTGGGCCCGGGCGACAGTGCGCGCTCGCATTCGGCTGATGAATTCATTTACCTCGACGAGATCCGCCAGGGCATCGATACCTACATCCGCCTGCTGTCTGTCGTGAATGGCGTAAATTAG